The Pseudolabrys sp. FHR47 genome contains a region encoding:
- the ilvC gene encoding ketol-acid reductoisomerase: MRVYYDRDADINLIKGKKVAVIGYGSQGHAHALNLRDSGVKDVVIALRKGSQGIKKAEGSGFKTMEVAEAAKWADVMMMLTPDELQGDIYRDHLHANMKEGAALLFAHGLNVHFNLIEPRADLDVLMVAPKGPGHTVRSEYARGAGVPCLIAIHKDASGNAHDLGLSYASAIGGGRAGIIETTFKEECETDLFGEQAVLCGGVVELMKAGYETLCEAGYAPEMAYFECIHEMKLIVDLIYEGGIANMNYSVSNTAEYGEYVTGPRIITAETKAEMKRVLNDIQSGRFTRDWMLENKVNQTSFKATRAKLAEHGAEVVGAKLREMMPWIKERAMVDKSKN, translated from the coding sequence ATGCGGGTTTATTACGATCGCGACGCCGACATCAACCTGATCAAGGGTAAGAAGGTCGCCGTCATCGGCTATGGCAGCCAGGGCCACGCGCACGCGCTCAACCTGCGCGATTCCGGCGTCAAGGATGTCGTGATCGCGCTGCGCAAGGGCTCGCAGGGCATCAAGAAGGCCGAAGGTTCGGGCTTCAAGACCATGGAAGTCGCCGAGGCCGCGAAGTGGGCCGACGTGATGATGATGCTCACCCCCGACGAACTGCAGGGCGACATCTACCGTGACCACCTGCACGCCAACATGAAGGAAGGCGCGGCGCTGCTGTTCGCGCACGGCCTCAACGTGCACTTCAACCTGATCGAGCCGCGCGCCGATCTCGACGTGCTGATGGTGGCGCCGAAGGGCCCCGGCCACACCGTGCGCTCCGAGTATGCCCGCGGTGCTGGCGTGCCGTGCCTCATCGCGATCCACAAGGACGCGTCGGGCAACGCCCATGACCTTGGCCTGTCCTATGCTTCCGCCATTGGCGGCGGCCGCGCCGGCATCATCGAGACCACCTTCAAGGAAGAGTGCGAAACCGACCTGTTCGGCGAACAGGCCGTGCTGTGCGGCGGCGTCGTCGAGCTGATGAAGGCCGGCTACGAGACCTTGTGCGAAGCCGGCTATGCTCCGGAAATGGCCTACTTCGAGTGCATCCACGAAATGAAGCTGATCGTGGACCTCATCTACGAAGGCGGCATCGCCAACATGAACTACTCGGTCTCGAACACCGCCGAGTACGGCGAATACGTCACCGGCCCGCGCATCATCACCGCGGAAACCAAGGCCGAGATGAAGCGCGTCCTCAACGACATCCAGTCCGGCCGCTTCACCCGCGACTGGATGCTCGAGAACAAGGTCAACCAGACCTCGTTCAAGGCGACCCGCGCCAAGCTCGCCGAGCACGGCGCCGAAGTCGTCGGCGCCAAGCTGCGTGAGATGATGCCGTGGATCAAGGAACGCGCGATGGTCGACAAGAGCAAGAACTGA
- a CDS encoding ABC transporter ATP-binding protein encodes MGAIATSEAAVALTEVDVAFRLADGGVFRAVHDASLKVADGEFVAIVGPTGCGKSTLLNIAAGLLAPAAGSADIFGAPLADLNRQAGYLFQADALFPWKTALENVAIGLEIAGVPQTEARARAREWLGKVGLGAFGDRYPHMLSGGQRKRVGLAQVLIRDPKILLMDEPFGPLDAQTRQIMGNLLLDLWSADRKAVLFVTHDLEEAIALSDRVVIMSAGPSSRIIGDWRVTLPRPRDIAEVKLDPAFHDLHRDIWNMLREEVVKGYAQAEGR; translated from the coding sequence ATGGGAGCAATAGCGACGAGCGAAGCGGCGGTCGCCCTGACCGAGGTCGACGTCGCGTTTCGCCTCGCCGACGGTGGCGTGTTTCGCGCCGTGCACGATGCCTCGCTCAAGGTGGCCGATGGCGAGTTCGTTGCCATTGTAGGGCCGACCGGCTGCGGCAAGTCCACGCTCCTGAATATCGCTGCCGGCCTGCTGGCGCCCGCCGCGGGTTCCGCCGACATTTTCGGCGCGCCGCTCGCCGACCTCAACCGGCAGGCCGGCTACCTGTTTCAGGCCGATGCGCTGTTCCCCTGGAAGACCGCGCTGGAGAATGTCGCGATCGGACTGGAGATCGCCGGCGTGCCGCAGACCGAAGCGCGGGCCCGCGCCAGGGAGTGGCTTGGCAAAGTTGGCCTCGGCGCCTTCGGCGACCGCTATCCGCACATGCTGTCGGGCGGGCAGCGCAAGCGCGTGGGTCTCGCCCAGGTGCTCATTCGCGATCCGAAAATCCTCTTGATGGACGAGCCCTTCGGTCCGCTCGACGCGCAGACGCGGCAGATCATGGGTAATCTGCTGCTCGATTTGTGGAGCGCGGATCGCAAGGCTGTGTTGTTCGTCACCCACGATCTGGAGGAGGCGATCGCGCTCTCCGATCGCGTTGTGATCATGTCGGCCGGGCCATCGTCGCGCATCATCGGCGACTGGCGCGTGACGTTGCCACGGCCGCGCGATATCGCTGAGGTCAAGCTTGATCCGGCTTTCCACGATCTCCATCGCGATATCTGGAACATGCTCCGCGAGGAAGTCGTCAAGGGTTATGCCCAGGCGGAGGGCCGGTGA
- a CDS encoding ABC transporter permease, giving the protein MSRATLLSLQILVAILFFAVWYVLTTYPIFGTVILPPFFFSNPVDVAKQIVAWFASGVIWKHLWVTLLESMLAFVIGSIGGVLVGFWFARQPRTAAVFDPYVKMANALPRVVLAPIFTLWLGLGIWSKVALGVTLVFFIVFFNVYQGVKEVSPTVLANARMLGMNERQLMRHVYWPSALSWMFSSLHTSVGFAVVGAVVGEYLGAAAGLGYLIQQAEGIFDVAGVFAGMFVLAAFVIAIDIVVTLVEKRLLVWRPTVGEAKP; this is encoded by the coding sequence ATGTCACGCGCAACGCTCCTGTCGCTGCAAATCCTCGTCGCGATCCTATTCTTCGCCGTATGGTACGTGCTGACGACTTATCCCATCTTCGGCACGGTGATTTTGCCTCCGTTCTTCTTCTCCAACCCGGTCGATGTCGCAAAACAGATCGTCGCCTGGTTCGCGTCCGGCGTGATTTGGAAGCATCTGTGGGTGACGTTGCTGGAATCGATGCTGGCCTTCGTCATCGGCTCGATCGGCGGCGTGCTGGTCGGCTTCTGGTTCGCACGCCAACCGCGCACCGCTGCGGTGTTCGATCCTTATGTGAAGATGGCGAATGCGCTGCCGCGCGTCGTGCTGGCGCCGATCTTCACACTGTGGCTCGGCCTTGGCATCTGGTCGAAGGTGGCGCTCGGCGTCACGCTGGTGTTCTTCATCGTATTCTTCAACGTTTACCAGGGCGTCAAGGAAGTCTCGCCGACCGTGCTCGCCAATGCGCGCATGCTCGGCATGAACGAGCGGCAACTGATGCGCCACGTCTATTGGCCGTCGGCCTTGTCGTGGATGTTCTCGTCGCTGCACACCTCGGTCGGCTTTGCTGTGGTCGGTGCCGTGGTCGGCGAATATCTCGGCGCCGCCGCGGGCCTCGGCTATTTGATCCAGCAGGCGGAAGGCATCTTCGATGTCGCCGGCGTTTTCGCTGGCATGTTCGTGCTGGCGGCCTTCGTCATCGCGATCGACATTGTCGTCACGCTGGTTGAGAAGCGTCTGCTTGTCTGGCGCCCGACCGTGGGCGAGGCCAAGCCCTGA
- a CDS encoding ABC transporter substrate-binding protein, protein MSKLFRRAATAAAALVLSAGLMAGTALAQSTVKLAIGGASCLCYLPTMLADALGEYKKAGVNVEVIQFKGGSEALKAVMGGSADVVSGYFDHTVNLAAKGQNLQSFVVYDRFPGFALVVSPKHTASIKSIKDLANKKVGVSAPGSSTDFFLKYILSKNGVDPNSVAVIGVGLGATAVASMEQGEIEAAIMLDPAVTLLAGKYSDLKILSDTRSQKDTLAVFGGEYPGGALYTKADWIASHEKEVQGMTKAIIATLKWIHSHTPEEIADKMPAELVGKDKALYVAALKNTLPMFSETGLMDPKGAQAVLAVFSQSVPAIRDAKIDLSKTYTNKYVEAAGKTN, encoded by the coding sequence ATGTCAAAGCTGTTCCGCCGCGCTGCCACCGCAGCCGCCGCGCTCGTTCTGTCGGCCGGCCTGATGGCGGGCACTGCGCTTGCCCAGTCTACGGTGAAACTCGCCATCGGCGGCGCTTCGTGCCTGTGCTACCTGCCGACCATGCTGGCCGACGCGCTCGGGGAATACAAAAAGGCCGGCGTCAATGTCGAGGTCATCCAGTTCAAGGGTGGCTCCGAGGCGCTGAAGGCCGTGATGGGCGGCAGCGCCGACGTGGTCTCCGGCTATTTCGACCACACCGTCAATCTCGCCGCCAAGGGCCAGAACCTGCAATCCTTCGTGGTCTATGACCGCTTCCCCGGCTTCGCGCTGGTCGTGTCGCCCAAGCACACCGCATCGATCAAGTCGATCAAGGACCTCGCCAACAAGAAGGTCGGCGTCAGTGCGCCGGGTTCGTCGACCGACTTCTTCCTCAAATACATCCTCAGCAAGAACGGCGTCGATCCGAATTCGGTCGCGGTTATTGGCGTCGGTCTTGGCGCCACCGCGGTCGCATCAATGGAGCAGGGCGAGATCGAAGCCGCCATCATGCTCGACCCGGCGGTGACGCTGCTGGCCGGCAAGTATTCGGACCTGAAGATTCTCAGCGATACACGCTCGCAGAAGGACACGCTCGCCGTGTTCGGCGGTGAGTATCCGGGCGGCGCGCTCTATACCAAGGCCGACTGGATCGCCTCGCACGAGAAGGAGGTGCAGGGCATGACCAAGGCGATCATCGCCACGCTGAAGTGGATCCACTCGCATACGCCGGAAGAGATCGCCGACAAGATGCCGGCGGAGCTCGTCGGCAAGGACAAGGCGCTCTATGTCGCGGCGCTGAAGAACACGCTGCCGATGTTCTCGGAAACCGGCCTGATGGACCCGAAGGGCGCGCAAGCCGTGCTCGCGGTGTTCAGCCAGTCTGTGCCGGCCATCCGCGACGCCAAGATCGACTTGTCGAAGACCTACACCAACAAATATGTCGAGGCGGCGGGCAAGACGAACTAG
- the pdxY gene encoding pyridoxal kinase PdxY, protein MNLVSVQSHVVYGHVGNSAAVFPLQRMGVEVWPIHTVQFSNHTGYGAWEGEVFGPGLIRDLMAGLDARGVLSSCDGLLSGYMGSAEIAEAIVEAVATVRRANPSARYCCDPVIGDVGRGIFVREGIPEFIKAKALPAADIVTPNQFELDCLTGRTSRTRDEVRDAVKALHDLGPRAVLVTSLHTDETPADAIDMLASDDTGCYLLRTPRLKAHIDGAGDLVAALFFAHYLRQGCAREALAHAGNSVFGILQKTVEAGAREIQTVLAQDEIIAPTSSFEVVAAGMPLHDLGERAL, encoded by the coding sequence ATGAATCTCGTTTCCGTCCAGTCCCACGTCGTTTACGGCCATGTCGGCAACTCGGCGGCGGTGTTTCCGTTGCAACGCATGGGAGTCGAGGTCTGGCCGATCCATACCGTGCAGTTCTCCAACCACACGGGCTACGGCGCCTGGGAGGGCGAGGTATTCGGGCCCGGGCTCATCCGCGACCTGATGGCGGGTCTGGACGCGCGCGGCGTGCTGTCCTCATGCGATGGTCTGCTGTCGGGCTACATGGGCAGCGCGGAAATCGCCGAAGCCATTGTCGAGGCCGTGGCCACCGTCCGCCGTGCCAATCCGTCGGCGCGCTATTGCTGCGATCCGGTCATCGGCGATGTCGGCCGCGGCATCTTCGTGCGCGAGGGCATCCCTGAGTTCATCAAGGCCAAGGCGCTGCCGGCCGCCGATATCGTCACGCCGAACCAGTTCGAGCTCGATTGTCTTACCGGGCGCACCTCGCGGACGCGCGATGAGGTGCGCGATGCCGTCAAGGCGCTGCACGATCTCGGCCCGCGCGCGGTGCTGGTGACGTCGCTGCATACCGATGAGACGCCAGCCGATGCGATCGACATGCTCGCCTCCGACGATACCGGCTGTTACCTGTTGCGCACGCCGCGTCTTAAGGCCCATATCGATGGCGCGGGCGACCTCGTCGCGGCCCTGTTCTTCGCCCATTATCTGCGGCAGGGCTGTGCCAGGGAAGCCTTGGCGCACGCCGGCAACTCGGTGTTCGGCATTCTGCAGAAGACGGTGGAAGCCGGCGCCCGGGAGATCCAGACGGTGCTGGCACAGGACGAAATCATCGCGCCGACCAGCAGCTTCGAGGTCGTGGCGGCGGGTATGCCGCTGCACGATCTTGGCGAAAGGGCCCTCTGA
- a CDS encoding PhzF family phenazine biosynthesis protein → MRRRFITLDVFTRRRFAGNPLGMVFESEGLDTDAMQTIAREIGHPETVFVLPPQDGAHKAAMRIFTPASELPFAGHPTVGAAVGLARASGGGRQSLIIEEKVGPVSCVAQMHDADSGFAEFKLPQLPQRVGDLPDAATMAAALSLNAADIDADAYPPSRWSAGVAFSMVPVRSLDAAARAKPDPALFDKVFAFGGHAMVYVICTQTTNAAHQVHARMFAPSRGIAEDPATGSAVAAFAGLYATSKGLADGTHKLTIEQGCEMGRPSEMRLSLRIEGGSLREASIGGDAVVVSEGVIEA, encoded by the coding sequence ATGCGCCGTCGTTTCATCACCCTCGATGTCTTCACGCGCCGGCGTTTTGCCGGCAATCCGCTCGGCATGGTGTTCGAGTCCGAAGGCCTCGACACAGATGCGATGCAGACCATCGCCCGCGAGATCGGCCATCCGGAAACCGTCTTCGTGCTGCCGCCGCAGGATGGCGCCCACAAGGCCGCGATGCGCATCTTCACGCCGGCCTCCGAATTGCCGTTTGCCGGCCATCCGACGGTCGGCGCGGCGGTTGGGTTGGCGCGCGCGTCCGGCGGTGGCCGGCAAAGCCTCATCATCGAGGAAAAGGTCGGGCCGGTGTCCTGTGTCGCGCAGATGCACGACGCCGATTCCGGCTTTGCCGAATTCAAGCTGCCGCAATTGCCGCAGCGCGTCGGCGATCTGCCCGATGCTGCTACCATGGCCGCGGCGCTGAGTCTGAACGCGGCCGATATCGATGCGGACGCCTATCCGCCGTCGCGCTGGTCGGCCGGCGTTGCCTTCAGCATGGTGCCGGTGCGCTCGCTCGACGCCGCGGCGCGGGCCAAGCCCGATCCGGCCCTGTTCGACAAGGTCTTCGCCTTCGGCGGCCACGCGATGGTCTATGTCATCTGCACCCAGACGACGAACGCCGCGCACCAGGTCCACGCCCGCATGTTCGCGCCGTCGCGCGGCATCGCCGAAGATCCCGCCACCGGCAGTGCGGTTGCTGCTTTCGCCGGGCTATACGCCACGAGCAAAGGGCTTGCCGACGGCACCCACAAGCTCACCATCGAGCAGGGTTGCGAAATGGGCCGTCCCAGCGAGATGCGGCTGTCGCTCAGGATCGAAGGCGGCAGTCTTCGCGAAGCCTCTATCGGCGGCGATGCCGTCGTCGTGAGCGAGGGGGTCATCGAAGCATGA
- a CDS encoding NUDIX hydrolase encodes MTGSAKVVHIDRLELTLEPQPWAYADANRRAIDALFAEAKSRKPALFNGRVLLMHRCRIENGVMSGGFMEADYASFTFWTASKHPEAGVYDCFGAAAVMSSDGAFLLGEMGAHTYNAGQIYFPCGTPDLDDLVGHRVDFDMSVRRELKEETGIDASELVEEPGWTLVIDGSLICALKVMRSPLAAKALRVRVLKHLANERQPELADIKLVRRHDNFSPTMRAFVRTFLAHRFAAPDSRSLR; translated from the coding sequence ATGACCGGCAGCGCCAAGGTCGTCCATATCGACCGGCTTGAGCTGACGCTCGAGCCGCAGCCCTGGGCTTACGCCGATGCGAACCGTCGGGCGATTGATGCCTTGTTCGCCGAAGCCAAAAGCAGGAAGCCGGCATTGTTCAACGGCCGCGTGCTGCTGATGCATCGTTGCCGCATCGAAAATGGCGTCATGAGCGGCGGCTTCATGGAGGCGGACTACGCAAGCTTCACCTTCTGGACGGCCTCGAAGCACCCGGAGGCTGGCGTTTATGACTGTTTCGGAGCGGCGGCAGTGATGTCATCGGACGGCGCCTTCCTGCTCGGCGAAATGGGTGCCCATACCTACAATGCCGGTCAGATCTATTTTCCCTGTGGCACGCCGGACCTGGACGATCTGGTCGGCCATCGCGTCGATTTTGACATGAGTGTACGACGGGAGCTCAAGGAGGAGACAGGTATTGACGCAAGTGAACTCGTCGAGGAGCCCGGCTGGACTCTGGTCATTGACGGCAGTCTGATCTGTGCGCTCAAGGTCATGCGATCGCCGCTTGCGGCAAAAGCATTGCGCGTGCGGGTGCTCAAGCATCTTGCCAACGAAAGACAGCCGGAACTGGCCGATATCAAGCTGGTACGCCGGCACGACAACTTCAGTCCGACCATGCGGGCATTCGTGCGTACCTTTCTGGCCCACCGGTTTGCCGCACCCGACAGCAGGAGCCTCCGATGA
- a CDS encoding polyphosphate kinase 2 family protein: protein MKLGEIASRYRIDQPGKFRLADHDPADCCGLTIDKDEAKELLKEGVERLAELQERLYADNRWSVLVVLQAMDAAGKDSLIEHVMSGVNPQGVQVVSFKQPSAEELDHNFLWRIARALPERGRIGIFNRSHYEEVLVVRVHPEYLKGQRLPDAKNGKDIWHQRFDDIRAFEKHLARNGTLILKFFLNVSRDEQRKRFLDRIDEPGKRWKFSMGDVAERKLWPQYMAAYEDAIRETSTPEAPWYVIPADKKWFTRLAVAGALVDALENLKLEYPKVEGAALEELEKAKAALKAEK from the coding sequence ATGAAACTCGGCGAGATTGCCAGTCGCTATCGTATCGATCAGCCCGGCAAATTCAGGCTCGCCGACCACGATCCAGCGGATTGTTGCGGCCTTACCATCGACAAGGACGAGGCCAAGGAACTGCTGAAAGAGGGCGTCGAACGCCTGGCGGAACTGCAGGAGCGGCTCTATGCCGATAATCGCTGGTCGGTGCTGGTGGTGCTGCAGGCGATGGATGCCGCCGGCAAGGACAGCCTGATCGAGCACGTTATGAGCGGGGTCAATCCGCAGGGCGTGCAAGTCGTATCCTTCAAGCAGCCGAGCGCCGAAGAGCTCGACCACAACTTTCTCTGGCGCATCGCCCGTGCATTGCCGGAACGCGGCCGCATCGGCATCTTCAATCGTTCGCATTACGAGGAAGTGCTGGTGGTGCGCGTCCACCCCGAATATCTCAAAGGGCAGCGCCTCCCGGATGCGAAGAACGGCAAGGACATCTGGCATCAACGCTTCGACGACATCCGCGCCTTCGAGAAGCACTTGGCGCGCAACGGCACCTTGATCCTGAAATTCTTTCTCAACGTTTCGCGCGATGAGCAGCGCAAGCGCTTTCTCGATCGTATCGACGAGCCGGGCAAGCGCTGGAAATTTTCCATGGGTGACGTCGCCGAGCGCAAGCTGTGGCCGCAATACATGGCGGCCTACGAGGACGCGATCCGTGAGACCTCGACGCCGGAGGCGCCGTGGTACGTGATCCCGGCCGACAAGAAGTGGTTTACCCGTTTGGCGGTTGCCGGCGCGTTGGTCGATGCGCTGGAGAACCTCAAGCTCGAATATCCCAAGGTGGAGGGCGCGGCGCTGGAGGAGTTGGAAAAGGCCAAGGCGGCGCTGAAGGCGGAGAAATGA
- a CDS encoding 2-isopropylmalate synthase has product MATQTPSDKDRVVIFDTTLRDGEQCPGATMTHEEKLEVAELLDDMGVDIIEAGFPIASEGDFAAVNEIARRAKNSVICGLSRAAPKDIDRCAEAIKPAKRNRIHTFLSTSPVHMKYKLQKEPHEVFEMVVAQVTRARSHTDDVEWSSEDGTRTEFDFLCRCVEAAIKAGATTINIPDTVGYTTPEEYRDLFRRVIENVPNSDKAVFSVHCHNDLGMAVANSLAGVMGGARQIECTVNGIGERAGNAALEEIVMAIKTRNDVFPFVTGIDATMLTRASKLVAAATSFPVQYNKAIVGRNAFAHESGIHQDGMLKNAQTYEIMTPESVGVKQTSLVMGKHSGRHAFQHKLEELGYQLSDNQLQDAFVRFKALADRKKQIYDEDIEALVDEEIATAHDRVKIVSLTVIAGTMGPQTATLTVDIDGKHVTHQAVGNGPVDAIFNAIHAIVPHEAKLDLYQVHAVTEGTDAQAEVSVRLAAEGRSFTAKGADPDTLVASAKAYLGALNKMMSKRGKTPSIEKRIHANEVG; this is encoded by the coding sequence ATGGCTACCCAGACCCCGTCCGATAAGGACCGCGTCGTCATCTTCGACACCACCTTGCGCGACGGCGAGCAGTGCCCCGGCGCCACCATGACCCACGAGGAAAAGCTCGAGGTCGCCGAACTCCTGGACGATATGGGCGTCGACATCATCGAGGCCGGCTTCCCGATCGCCTCGGAGGGCGACTTCGCCGCCGTCAACGAGATCGCCCGCCGCGCCAAGAATTCGGTGATCTGCGGCCTGTCGCGCGCCGCGCCGAAGGACATCGACCGCTGCGCCGAGGCCATCAAGCCGGCCAAGCGCAACCGCATCCACACCTTCCTGTCCACCTCGCCGGTGCACATGAAGTACAAGCTCCAGAAGGAGCCGCACGAAGTCTTCGAGATGGTGGTCGCGCAGGTGACGCGCGCCCGCAGCCATACCGACGACGTCGAGTGGTCGAGCGAGGACGGCACCCGCACCGAGTTCGATTTCCTGTGCCGCTGCGTCGAGGCCGCGATCAAGGCCGGCGCGACCACCATCAACATTCCGGACACCGTCGGCTACACCACGCCGGAGGAATATCGCGACCTGTTCCGCCGCGTGATCGAAAACGTGCCGAACTCCGACAAGGCGGTGTTCTCGGTGCATTGCCATAACGATCTCGGCATGGCGGTCGCCAACTCGCTCGCCGGCGTCATGGGCGGTGCGCGGCAGATCGAGTGCACCGTCAACGGCATCGGCGAGCGCGCCGGCAATGCCGCGCTGGAAGAGATCGTGATGGCGATCAAGACGCGCAACGATGTCTTCCCGTTCGTTACGGGCATCGACGCCACCATGCTGACCCGCGCCAGCAAGCTCGTTGCAGCGGCGACGTCGTTCCCCGTGCAGTACAACAAGGCCATCGTCGGCCGTAACGCCTTCGCGCATGAGAGCGGCATCCATCAGGACGGCATGCTCAAGAATGCGCAGACCTACGAGATCATGACGCCGGAATCGGTCGGCGTGAAACAGACCTCGCTGGTCATGGGCAAGCATTCAGGCCGCCATGCCTTCCAGCACAAGCTGGAGGAACTGGGCTACCAGCTCTCGGACAACCAGTTGCAGGACGCCTTCGTGCGCTTCAAGGCGCTGGCCGATCGCAAGAAGCAGATCTATGACGAGGACATCGAGGCGCTGGTCGACGAGGAAATCGCCACCGCGCATGACCGCGTCAAGATCGTGTCGCTCACGGTCATCGCCGGCACGATGGGCCCGCAGACCGCGACGCTCACCGTCGACATTGACGGCAAACACGTCACGCATCAGGCAGTCGGCAATGGCCCGGTGGACGCCATTTTCAACGCGATCCACGCGATCGTGCCGCACGAGGCCAAGCTCGATCTCTATCAGGTGCACGCCGTCACCGAAGGTACCGATGCGCAAGCTGAGGTGTCCGTACGTCTGGCGGCGGAAGGTCGCTCCTTTACCGCCAAAGGCGCCGATCCGGACACGCTGGTTGCCTCGGCCAAGGCCTATCTCGGCGCGCTCAACAAGATGATGAGCAAGCGTGGCAAGACGCCGAGCATCGAGAAGCGTATCCACGCCAACGAGGTTGGCTAG